The following proteins come from a genomic window of Ochotona princeps isolate mOchPri1 chromosome 14, mOchPri1.hap1, whole genome shotgun sequence:
- the ANGPTL2 gene encoding angiopoietin-related protein 2, which yields MKPLSLTCWWLGLLAALGAAGTGGPEDGFEGAATEEGSPREFIYLNRYKRAGESSDKCTYTFIVPQQRVTGAICVNSKEPEVLLENRVHKQELELLNSELLKQKRQIETLQQLVEVDGGIVSEVKLLRKESRNMNSRVTQLYMQLLHEIIRKRDNALELSQLENRILNQTADMLQLASKYKDLEHKYQHLATLAHNQSETIAQLEEHCQRAPAARPMPQPPLPPLPAAPPRAYQPPTYNRIINQISTNEIQSDQNLKVLPPPLPTMPPLTSLPSSTDKPSGPWRDCLQALEDGHDTSSIYLVKPENTNRLMQVWCDQRHDPGGWTVIQRRLDGSVNFFRNWETYKQGFGNIDGEYWLGLENIYWLTNQGNYKLLVTMEDWSGRKVFAEYASFRLEPESEFYRLRLGRYHGNAGDSFTWHNGKQFTTLDRDHDVYTGNCAHYQKGGWWYNACAHSNLNGVWYRGGHYRSRYQDGVYWAEFRGGSYSLKKVVMMIRPNPNTFH from the exons ATGAAGCCACTGAGCCTGACGTGCTGGTGGCTGGGACTGCTGGCTGCCCTGGGAGCCGCTGGCACTGGCGGCCCGGAGGACGGCTTTGAGGGTGCCGCCACGGAGGAGGGCTCGCCCAGGGAGTTCATTTACCTCAACAGGTACAAGCGAGCGGGCGAGTCCTCGGACAAGTGCACCTACACCTTCATTGTGCCCCAGCAGCGGGTCACGGGCGCCATCTGCGTCAACTCCAAGGAGCCTGAGGTGCTCCTGGAGAACCGCGtgcacaagcaggagctggagctgctcaACAGTGAGCTGCTCAAGCAGAAGCGGCAGATCGAGACGCTGCAGCAGCTGGTGGAGGTGGACGGCGGCATCGTGAGCGAGGTGAAGCTGCTGCGCAAGGAGAGCCGCAACATGAACTCGCGCGTCACGCAGCTCTACATGCAGCTGCTGCACGAGATCATCCGCAAGCGCGACAACGCACTCGAGCTCTCGCAGCTCGAGAACCGCATCCTCAACCAGACGGCTGACATGCTGCAGCTGGCCAGCAAGTACAAGGACCTGGAACACAAGTACCAGCATCTGGCCACGCTGGCCCACAACCAGTCAGAGACCATCGCGCAGCTGGAGGAGCACTGTCAGAGGGCGCCTGCTGCCAGGCCCATGCCCCAGCCGCCGCTGCCACCGCTGCCTGCCGCCCCACCGCGTGCCTACCAGCCACCCACCTACAACCGCATCATCAACCAGATCTCCACCAATGAGATCCAAAGTGACCAGAACCTCAAGGTGCTGCCGCCCCCTCTGCCCACTATGCCTCCCCTCACcagcctcccctcctccacaGACAAGCCGTCAG GCCCGTGGAGAGACTGCCTGCAGGCCCTGGAGGACGGTCACGACACCAGCTCTATCTACCTGGTCAAGCCCGAGAACACCAACCGCCTCATGCAGGTGTGGTGTGACCAGAGGCACGACCCTGGGGGCTGGACAGTCATCCAGAGGCGCCTGGATGGCTCCGTCAACTTCTTCAGGAACTGGGAGACATACAAG CAAGGGTTCGGGAACATCGATGGCGAGTACTGGCTGGGGTTGGAGAATATTTACTGGCTCACAAACCAAGGCAACTACAAGCTGTTGGTGACCATGGAGGACTGGTCTGGCCGCAAGGTCTTCGCAGAGTATGCCAGCTTCCGCCTGGAACCCGAGAGCGAGTTTTACAGGCTGCGGCTGGGGCGTTACCATGGCAACGCAGGCGACTCCTTcacctggcacaatggcaagCAGTTCACCACGCTGGACAGAGACCATGACGTCTACACAG GAAACTGCGCGCACTACCAGAAGGGCGGCTGGTGGTACAATGCCTGTGCCCACTCCAACCTCAATGGGGTCTGGTACCGTGGGGGCCACTACCGTAGCCGCTACCAGGACGGAGTCTACTGGGCCGAGTTCCGAGGAGGCTCCTACTCGCTCAAGAAGGTTGTCATGATGATCCGGCCCAACCCCAACACCTTCCACTAG